From Cecembia calidifontis, one genomic window encodes:
- a CDS encoding M28 family peptidase: MKIKLSLLLLTALVSSAGYCQHGKKAIENTFDERESISHFRYLASDELMGRDPIRPEIDAAARYIAEQFWKYGTKEIPGAKGFYQHIPFRLSSPPLKGEVTLGNTLFSQGEDLLVLDGPSLQGSFDLVVVGYGLESDYEGKNVTGKVVVTNVGAPNRLSPSDLFAAGREKTALAKKKGAIGIIEMYNVPTVPWNLVANFLNRPQLTIDNTQGEESIPYIWLRDPSNAQINSIGRGEFSSAKFNIAGKNNRSIIGKNVVAIIEGTDPVLKNEYVMLSAHYDHIGVGRPNAEGDSIYNGARDNAVGTVAIINAARYFAKHPPKRSILLCAWTAEEKGLLGSAYFAENPLVPLNQIIFNLNIDNAGYNDTSIVTVVGLGRTSADTFISEATAAFGLEAISDPSPEQGLYDRSDNVNFARKGIPAPTFSLGFRSFDEEINRHYHQPSDHVDNFDLDYAVLYWKSYILAAEKIANWSERPKWNKGDKYEEVSKSLYGIK; the protein is encoded by the coding sequence ATGAAAATCAAATTAAGCCTTCTATTATTGACTGCTTTGGTAAGCAGTGCAGGATACTGTCAGCATGGCAAAAAAGCCATTGAGAACACTTTTGATGAGAGAGAAAGTATTTCACATTTCAGGTATCTGGCTTCGGATGAACTGATGGGAAGAGATCCTATCCGGCCTGAAATAGATGCCGCAGCAAGGTACATTGCAGAGCAGTTTTGGAAATATGGGACAAAAGAAATTCCGGGAGCTAAGGGGTTTTATCAACATATTCCTTTTCGTCTTTCCTCTCCGCCTCTAAAAGGTGAAGTCACCCTTGGAAATACCTTATTCAGTCAAGGAGAAGATTTATTGGTACTGGATGGGCCTTCATTACAGGGAAGTTTTGACCTAGTGGTTGTGGGCTACGGATTGGAAAGTGATTATGAAGGAAAAAATGTTACTGGAAAGGTAGTAGTAACCAATGTAGGCGCACCAAATCGGTTAAGCCCATCAGATTTATTTGCGGCTGGAAGAGAAAAGACTGCGCTGGCTAAGAAAAAAGGAGCTATTGGAATCATTGAAATGTACAATGTACCCACAGTTCCTTGGAATTTGGTCGCCAATTTCCTGAACAGACCCCAATTGACTATTGATAATACCCAAGGAGAAGAAAGCATCCCTTACATTTGGTTAAGAGACCCAAGTAATGCTCAGATAAATTCCATTGGAAGGGGTGAGTTCAGTTCAGCAAAATTTAACATTGCTGGCAAAAACAACAGAAGCATTATCGGTAAAAATGTTGTAGCCATCATAGAGGGAACAGATCCTGTCCTGAAAAATGAGTATGTGATGCTTTCGGCACACTACGATCACATCGGGGTGGGAAGACCCAATGCAGAAGGTGATTCCATTTACAATGGCGCAAGGGACAATGCAGTTGGCACTGTTGCTATTATTAACGCTGCAAGATATTTTGCCAAGCATCCCCCAAAGCGATCTATCCTGTTATGCGCATGGACTGCGGAAGAAAAAGGATTATTAGGGAGTGCTTATTTTGCTGAAAACCCTTTGGTTCCTTTGAATCAGATAATTTTTAATCTAAACATAGATAATGCCGGTTATAATGATACTTCCATCGTAACAGTAGTGGGTTTGGGAAGAACTTCGGCTGACACATTCATTTCAGAAGCCACTGCTGCTTTCGGATTAGAAGCCATTTCTGACCCTTCACCGGAACAAGGACTCTATGACCGCTCAGACAACGTGAATTTTGCAAGAAAGGGAATACCAGCTCCGACATTCAGTCTTGGATTTAGATCATTTGATGAAGAAATCAACAGACATTATCATCAGCCCTCAGATCATGTTGACAATTTTGACCTTGATTATGCAGTCCTTTACTGGAAAAGTTATATCCTGGCTGCAGAAAAAATTGCAAATTGGTCAGAAAGACCCAAATGGAATAAAGGTGATAAATATGAAGAGGTCAGTAAATCCCTTTATGGAATTAAATAA
- a CDS encoding bile acid:sodium symporter family protein → MQESILTAVFLPLALAFIMLGMGLSLSIKDFKNIFLYPKAGIIGLVNQLILLPVFGFALVQLFGLSGALAVGVMILAACPGGATSNLITHLSKGDIALSISLTAITSFITIITIPLIVNFAISHFGEEGSVTLPVGETIIQIMGVTVIPVSIGMFLKKRFPALSLKADRPVRIASAVFFALIILAAILKERDSIVSFFIISGPVMLSLNILTLVVGYFLASIFVLPKRQRLTISIESGIQNGTLGIMIAATLLKNSEMTIPIAIYSLIMFMTATLIIFITNKKSRS, encoded by the coding sequence ATGCAAGAAAGTATTCTTACAGCTGTATTCTTGCCCTTGGCCCTTGCTTTTATCATGCTGGGAATGGGCTTGTCGCTGAGTATCAAAGATTTCAAAAATATATTTTTGTACCCCAAAGCTGGAATTATCGGCCTTGTAAATCAATTGATCCTTTTGCCTGTCTTTGGTTTTGCCCTGGTGCAGTTATTTGGGTTGAGTGGTGCCCTGGCAGTGGGAGTCATGATCCTTGCTGCATGTCCAGGTGGAGCTACTTCCAACTTGATCACTCACTTGTCTAAAGGAGATATTGCCCTGTCCATCAGTTTAACTGCGATAACCTCATTTATTACCATCATTACTATCCCCCTCATTGTCAATTTTGCAATTTCCCATTTTGGAGAGGAGGGAAGCGTAACACTTCCTGTTGGGGAAACCATCATTCAAATTATGGGTGTTACTGTTATACCCGTTTCTATTGGCATGTTTCTGAAGAAAAGGTTTCCAGCGCTCTCTTTAAAAGCAGACCGACCTGTAAGAATTGCCTCTGCTGTATTTTTTGCGCTGATTATTCTTGCCGCAATCTTAAAAGAGAGAGATTCTATCGTATCGTTTTTTATTATTTCCGGCCCGGTAATGCTGAGCTTAAATATACTTACTTTGGTGGTGGGGTATTTCCTAGCCTCGATCTTTGTTTTGCCTAAAAGACAAAGATTGACCATCTCTATAGAGTCCGGGATCCAAAATGGCACCTTGGGTATTATGATAGCTGCTACTTTATTGAAAAATTCGGAAATGACAATTCCAATAGCTATTTACAGCTTGATCATGTTTATGACTGCCACCTTGATAATATTCATCACAAACAAAAAATCCCGCTCTTGA
- a CDS encoding 1-acyl-sn-glycerol-3-phosphate acyltransferase, whose amino-acid sequence MMKLLSRLVFWIAGWKLNAAWPKDLKKAVLIAIPHTSNWDLLYARAAFYLMDIPVRFTIKKEVMVGPLGWFIKSLGGIAIDRKRIPGGRKQTYTEAMTNMLKEADELVIMVTPEGTRSHAPKWKTGFYHVALGAGVPVVIGYLDYKKKEAGIGPIIQPNGKMEEQIEEMMAFGRTVTAKYPEKGIL is encoded by the coding sequence ATGATGAAGTTATTGTCAAGATTGGTGTTTTGGATAGCAGGCTGGAAGCTTAATGCAGCATGGCCAAAAGATTTAAAAAAGGCTGTATTGATTGCAATTCCACATACCAGTAATTGGGACCTTTTATATGCCAGGGCCGCTTTTTACCTAATGGATATTCCAGTCCGATTTACCATCAAAAAAGAAGTGATGGTTGGTCCTCTAGGCTGGTTTATCAAAAGCTTAGGCGGAATAGCCATTGACAGGAAAAGGATACCAGGAGGAAGAAAGCAGACCTATACAGAGGCAATGACCAATATGCTAAAGGAAGCTGATGAACTGGTGATAATGGTAACCCCGGAGGGAACAAGAAGTCATGCCCCGAAATGGAAGACAGGATTTTACCATGTGGCTTTGGGAGCTGGTGTTCCTGTGGTTATTGGATATCTTGATTACAAAAAGAAAGAAGCGGGTATAGGCCCAATTATTCAGCCAAATGGGAAAATGGAAGAGCAAATAGAAGAAATGATGGCTTTTGGAAGAACTGTTACAGCAAAATATCCTGAAAAAGGGATTCTCTGA
- a CDS encoding patatin-like phospholipase family protein, which produces MSLDKKIGIALSGGGVRGISHLGVLKALNQRGIFPNRISGSSAGAIAGALYAAGYEPDEILEIILKTNYFKFLRPAISWTGILKMETLEELFKKYLPENSFEALRMPLSVAATDVKRAKVVYFSEGELIKPIMASSCIPGMFDPIAIDKQYYLDGGILNNLPVEPLDGVCDVVIGVNCNHLPVEHNIKNIKGLIERSVIMSMNYNVYSRRDKCDFFIEPKGLAKFGVFDIKKARDIFQYGYESAIAFIDENPEIKDLTVKRQKQKI; this is translated from the coding sequence ATGAGCTTGGATAAAAAAATTGGTATCGCCCTTTCCGGTGGTGGGGTAAGGGGAATATCCCATCTTGGGGTGTTAAAAGCACTTAATCAAAGAGGGATTTTCCCAAATAGGATAAGCGGAAGCAGTGCAGGCGCTATCGCAGGTGCATTGTATGCCGCCGGATACGAACCTGATGAAATTCTGGAAATCATTCTCAAAACCAATTATTTTAAGTTCCTCAGACCAGCCATCAGCTGGACCGGAATCCTGAAAATGGAAACTTTAGAGGAGCTTTTTAAGAAATATTTGCCGGAAAACTCTTTTGAGGCATTAAGAATGCCTTTGTCTGTAGCAGCGACGGATGTCAAAAGAGCGAAAGTGGTCTATTTTTCAGAAGGGGAATTGATTAAGCCTATCATGGCCTCTTCCTGTATTCCAGGGATGTTTGATCCCATAGCCATTGATAAACAATATTATCTTGATGGAGGAATATTAAATAATTTGCCGGTTGAACCTTTAGATGGAGTTTGCGATGTGGTGATAGGAGTCAATTGTAACCACCTTCCGGTGGAACACAATATAAAAAACATCAAAGGACTGATTGAAAGAAGTGTGATCATGTCCATGAATTACAATGTCTACAGCAGAAGAGATAAATGTGATTTTTTCATTGAACCCAAAGGACTGGCAAAATTTGGTGTTTTTGACATCAAAAAAGCCCGAGATATTTTCCAATATGGCTATGAATCAGCCATAGCTTTCATCGACGAGAATCCTGAAATTAAGGACTTAACGGTAAAAAGACAAAAACAAAAGATATGA
- a CDS encoding MBL fold metallo-hydrolase, with product MKLHVINTGFFKLDGGAMFGVVPKVLWSKTNPADGNNLCTWAMRCLLVEMEDRLILIDNGIGDKQDAKFFSHYYLHGEDSLERSLHQKGFSTEDITDNFLTHLHFDHCGGGVRYSKSSSPALEMTFKNAVYWTNKAHWQWATVPNAREKASFLEENILPMEKSGQLSFVDLNDKRIAEGFEFFTVDGHTDKQMIPKIKYKGHTIVFAADLLPSTGHIPLPYVMGYDTRPLITLEEKKKFLEEAVDNKYVIFFEHDPIHECCTLKMTEKGVRLDQTFSLYELG from the coding sequence ATGAAATTACATGTAATCAATACCGGATTTTTTAAATTGGATGGAGGAGCCATGTTTGGTGTGGTCCCAAAAGTACTTTGGTCAAAAACCAACCCAGCAGATGGAAACAATCTCTGTACCTGGGCCATGCGTTGCCTATTGGTGGAGATGGAAGATAGGTTGATCTTGATCGATAATGGTATTGGGGATAAGCAAGATGCCAAATTCTTTTCCCATTATTACCTTCATGGTGAGGATTCTTTGGAAAGATCATTACATCAGAAAGGTTTTTCGACAGAAGATATTACAGATAATTTTCTAACCCATCTTCACTTTGACCATTGCGGTGGGGGAGTAAGGTATTCAAAAAGTAGTTCACCTGCATTGGAGATGACATTTAAAAACGCCGTTTATTGGACCAATAAAGCCCATTGGCAATGGGCCACAGTACCAAATGCCAGAGAGAAAGCTTCATTTTTAGAAGAGAATATCCTTCCTATGGAAAAAAGTGGACAGTTAAGTTTCGTGGATCTGAATGATAAAAGAATTGCCGAGGGTTTTGAATTTTTTACGGTAGATGGTCATACGGACAAACAGATGATACCCAAAATCAAGTACAAGGGCCACACTATCGTCTTTGCTGCGGATCTTCTGCCTTCCACCGGACATATTCCCTTGCCTTATGTGATGGGCTATGATACAAGACCCCTTATTACTTTAGAAGAAAAAAAGAAGTTTTTGGAGGAAGCTGTGGACAATAAATATGTCATTTTTTTTGAACACGATCCAATTCATGAATGCTGTACCCTCAAGATGACCGAAAAAGGTGTTAGATTAGACCAAACCTTTTCTTTGTATGAGCTTGGATAA
- a CDS encoding acetyl-CoA carboxylase carboxyltransferase subunit alpha has product MLLEFEKPIADLELKLQEMKDLAKGKNIDLSTDIQSLEEKIQTLKKETFQNLTRWQRVQLSRHADRPYALDYIYEITNDFIELHGDRTVKDDKAMIGGLGDIDGRTVMFIGQQKGRNTKQRQERNFGMANPEGYRKALRLMKMAEKFGKPIVTLIDTPGAFPGLEAEERGQGEAIARNLREMFMLKVPVICIIIGEGASGGALGIAIGDRVYMLENTWYSVISPESCSSILWRSWDYKEQAAEALKLTATDMKANGLVDGIIQEPLGGAHKDMKAMAKTLKATILDALKELDKIKPEKRIDQRIEKFCSMGVFVE; this is encoded by the coding sequence ATGTTACTAGAATTCGAAAAACCAATTGCTGATTTGGAGCTCAAACTTCAGGAAATGAAAGATTTGGCAAAAGGTAAGAATATAGATTTATCTACCGATATTCAGTCATTGGAAGAAAAAATTCAGACTTTGAAAAAAGAGACTTTCCAGAATTTAACAAGATGGCAGCGTGTTCAGCTATCAAGGCATGCCGATAGGCCTTATGCACTGGATTATATTTATGAAATCACCAATGATTTTATAGAATTACATGGTGATCGAACTGTAAAAGATGATAAAGCGATGATTGGTGGGCTGGGGGATATAGATGGAAGGACAGTCATGTTTATCGGCCAGCAAAAAGGAAGAAATACCAAGCAAAGGCAAGAAAGGAATTTTGGGATGGCCAATCCTGAGGGGTATAGAAAGGCTTTAAGGCTAATGAAAATGGCCGAGAAGTTCGGAAAGCCCATAGTCACCTTGATAGATACTCCGGGAGCTTTTCCTGGCTTGGAAGCTGAAGAAAGAGGGCAAGGAGAAGCGATAGCCAGAAACCTAAGGGAAATGTTTATGCTAAAGGTTCCTGTCATCTGTATCATCATAGGAGAAGGAGCGTCTGGCGGAGCATTAGGGATTGCAATAGGAGACAGGGTTTACATGTTGGAAAATACATGGTACTCGGTGATATCCCCTGAATCCTGTTCATCTATTCTTTGGAGAAGTTGGGATTATAAGGAACAGGCAGCCGAGGCCTTGAAGTTGACAGCAACTGATATGAAAGCCAATGGTTTGGTGGATGGAATTATACAAGAGCCGCTTGGAGGAGCCCATAAAGATATGAAGGCGATGGCCAAGACTTTAAAAGCAACTATTTTGGATGCGTTAAAAGAATTGGATAAGATTAAACCAGAAAAGCGCATTGACCAGAGAATTGAAAAATTCTGTTCAATGGGCGTTTTTGTTGAATAA
- a CDS encoding GIY-YIG nuclease family protein has product MIHFVYIIESEADGTFYIGVSSDPEKRLGKHNLPHKYSLFEIPPSNKKFFFLRLFLSLP; this is encoded by the coding sequence ATGATCCATTTCGTTTATATCATTGAGTCGGAGGCAGACGGGACTTTTTACATTGGCGTGTCTTCGGATCCCGAAAAGAGGTTGGGGAAGCACAATCTTCCGCATAAGTATTCACTTTTTGAAATACCTCCATCAAATAAAAAATTTTTCTTCCTCAGATTATTTTTATCTTTGCCTTAG
- a CDS encoding GIY-YIG nuclease family protein — translation MIHFVYIIESEADGTFYIGVSSDPEKRLERHNLPHKGFTSRKRPWKLVYKEKFCDKSEALKRERFLKGQKSRQFLLSLINGSSAG, via the coding sequence ATGATCCATTTCGTTTATATCATTGAGTCGGAGGCAGACGGGACTTTTTACATTGGCGTGTCTTCGGATCCCGAAAAGAGGTTGGAGAGGCACAATCTTCCTCACAAAGGTTTTACATCCAGGAAGCGTCCGTGGAAGCTGGTTTATAAGGAAAAATTTTGTGATAAATCAGAGGCCCTAAAGAGGGAAAGGTTTCTTAAGGGCCAGAAGAGCAGGCAATTTCTTCTGAGTCTGATCAATGGCAGTTCAGCTGGTTAG
- a CDS encoding DUF349 domain-containing protein encodes MDKEMEMPEKDEVTKAENRTMAEGKEETTQKADHSPDEEDTHHVEEEEHEEVDYSNFSKKELIAALKELTATGKYLKIESAINDIKAHFDEIFNKEKEEALQEFLNNGGSSDDFHYRTSDEDKVFFALYNDFREKKSQFLKEQERQKEKNLIAKNQILDKLRELVDGEETTHSINIIKQIQEEWKSIGPVPSSQNRNLWASYNALMDRFYDNRSIYFELKELDRKKNLEQKKEIVEKAEALSKVDDLKEAIKSLNELHEEFKHVGPVPREEQEPLWQRFKAASDAIYDKRKEFYEGQKEVFKKNLQLKEALISKLNEFKDFSASKIKDWNTKTKDILAIQKEWEAAGPVPREHGKEVNKKFWGLFKHFFHNKNQFFKELDEIRLQNKNKAEELIAKAEELMNSSDWHDTANKMIALQQEWKKIGPTPEKVRDDLYSRFKSACDTFFENRRNANKQVNLEFEDNLKAKEAVCKKILDEASGSELSEENLEKYIAEFNSIGFVPRKNMKEILGKFNEALDTYAKKLGIEGGSKEEFLFRLNLNKLQADPNSNRVLNKKEHGIRKQIADLENNITLWRNNLEFFASSKTADKLKDQFDEKIQKAEKEIEKLKKKLSILREF; translated from the coding sequence ATGGATAAAGAGATGGAAATGCCTGAAAAGGATGAGGTGACCAAGGCCGAAAATCGAACAATGGCTGAAGGTAAAGAAGAAACTACCCAAAAAGCTGATCATAGTCCCGATGAGGAAGATACACACCATGTTGAGGAAGAAGAACATGAGGAGGTGGACTATTCAAATTTCTCTAAAAAAGAGTTGATAGCAGCCCTCAAAGAACTCACTGCAACCGGGAAATACCTTAAAATTGAAAGTGCCATCAATGACATTAAAGCTCATTTTGATGAAATTTTCAATAAAGAAAAGGAAGAAGCACTTCAGGAGTTTTTAAATAATGGTGGAAGCTCAGATGACTTTCATTACCGAACTTCGGATGAGGATAAGGTATTTTTTGCGCTATACAATGATTTCAGGGAAAAGAAATCACAATTCCTAAAAGAACAAGAAAGGCAAAAGGAGAAAAACCTTATTGCCAAGAACCAGATTTTAGATAAACTAAGAGAATTGGTCGATGGTGAAGAAACGACCCATAGTATCAATATTATCAAACAAATTCAGGAAGAATGGAAAAGCATTGGGCCAGTTCCTAGTTCTCAAAACAGGAATCTTTGGGCTTCCTACAATGCTTTGATGGATAGGTTCTATGATAACAGAAGTATATATTTTGAACTTAAAGAACTTGATCGAAAAAAGAATCTCGAGCAAAAAAAGGAAATAGTAGAAAAGGCAGAGGCGTTAAGTAAAGTTGATGACCTTAAGGAGGCAATCAAATCTCTCAACGAACTTCATGAGGAATTCAAGCATGTTGGCCCGGTTCCCAGAGAGGAACAAGAACCTTTGTGGCAAAGATTTAAGGCTGCTTCTGATGCCATTTATGACAAAAGAAAAGAATTCTACGAAGGACAAAAAGAAGTTTTTAAGAAAAACCTTCAATTAAAAGAAGCCCTTATTTCAAAATTGAATGAGTTTAAGGATTTTTCAGCTTCAAAAATTAAAGACTGGAATACAAAAACCAAGGATATTCTTGCTATTCAGAAAGAATGGGAAGCAGCTGGTCCGGTACCAAGAGAACACGGTAAAGAGGTTAATAAAAAGTTCTGGGGTTTATTCAAGCACTTTTTCCACAACAAAAATCAATTCTTCAAGGAATTGGATGAAATCAGACTTCAAAATAAAAACAAAGCTGAAGAGCTCATTGCGAAGGCAGAAGAGCTGATGAATAGTTCAGATTGGCACGATACAGCAAACAAAATGATTGCGCTACAGCAGGAATGGAAAAAAATAGGCCCGACTCCAGAAAAAGTCAGAGATGATCTTTACAGTAGGTTTAAATCAGCTTGTGATACCTTTTTTGAAAACAGAAGAAACGCCAATAAACAGGTAAACCTGGAATTTGAAGATAATTTAAAAGCCAAAGAGGCAGTATGCAAAAAAATACTGGATGAAGCTTCCGGTTCGGAATTATCAGAGGAGAACCTTGAAAAATACATTGCGGAGTTCAATTCCATTGGTTTTGTGCCAAGGAAGAACATGAAGGAAATCCTTGGGAAGTTCAACGAAGCCCTAGATACCTATGCCAAAAAGCTTGGCATTGAAGGAGGAAGCAAGGAAGAGTTCTTGTTCAGGCTCAACCTGAATAAGCTTCAAGCTGATCCTAATAGCAATAGAGTCCTCAATAAAAAAGAACATGGTATAAGAAAGCAAATTGCTGATCTGGAAAACAACATTACTTTATGGAGGAATAACCTGGAGTTTTTTGCTTCTTCCAAAACAGCAGATAAGCTGAAAGACCAATTTGACGAAAAAATCCAGAAGGCTGAGAAGGAAATTGAGAAATTAAAGAAAAAGCTTTCTATCCTTCGGGAATTTTAA
- a CDS encoding YqgE/AlgH family protein has translation MHKSVKAGDLLISEPFLQDENFVRSVVLICENNENGSFGLVLNKLSILKLNELIDNISPLECDVYVGGPVEQNTLHFIYKGESLFESSIKLKENLWWGGDFDELLEMLKIGKIKEDNIRFFIGYSGWASGQLEDELAENTWIVCDTADAESVFTASPEELWRIILKNMGGEYQQMANYPIDPRLN, from the coding sequence ATGCACAAATCTGTTAAGGCTGGGGATCTTTTAATTTCTGAGCCATTTTTACAGGATGAAAATTTTGTCAGATCTGTTGTCCTGATCTGTGAAAACAATGAAAACGGATCTTTTGGACTGGTTTTGAACAAACTTTCCATTCTTAAGTTAAACGAGTTGATTGACAATATAAGTCCTTTGGAATGTGATGTGTATGTAGGAGGTCCGGTAGAGCAAAATACGCTTCATTTTATTTACAAAGGGGAGAGCTTATTTGAATCAAGTATTAAATTGAAAGAGAATCTTTGGTGGGGAGGGGATTTTGATGAGTTATTGGAGATGTTAAAAATCGGAAAAATCAAAGAAGATAATATCAGATTCTTTATCGGTTATTCAGGCTGGGCTTCAGGACAACTTGAAGATGAACTGGCTGAAAATACCTGGATAGTCTGTGATACAGCAGATGCAGAAAGTGTTTTTACTGCTTCCCCTGAAGAATTGTGGAGAATTATTTTGAAAAATATGGGAGGGGAATATCAGCAAATGGCAAATTATCCAATAGACCCAAGATTAAATTAA
- the pdxH gene encoding pyridoxamine 5'-phosphate oxidase, producing MKISDIRIDYSLKSLDISDVQNSPIEQFKKWFAEAIESKVLEVNAMTLSTIQANGRPNSRVVLLKGVDTGFVFFTNYKSVKGKELENHPFVALNFYWAELERQIRILGKVEKVSSEESDEYFHSRPFASQIGAWVSPQSETIESREILSQKEEEIKGKFSPETIRRPEHWGGYRVTPDEMEFWQGRPSRLHDRIHYKLTESGAWQITRLAP from the coding sequence ATGAAAATTTCAGACATCCGTATAGATTATTCATTGAAGTCTTTGGATATTTCAGATGTTCAAAATTCACCCATAGAGCAATTTAAAAAATGGTTCGCAGAAGCAATTGAATCTAAGGTACTGGAAGTCAATGCCATGACACTTTCAACCATTCAGGCAAACGGCCGTCCTAACTCAAGGGTAGTTTTGTTAAAAGGTGTAGATACAGGTTTTGTCTTTTTTACCAATTATAAAAGTGTGAAAGGGAAAGAGCTTGAAAACCATCCTTTTGTTGCTTTAAATTTTTATTGGGCAGAGCTGGAAAGACAAATCAGAATCTTAGGAAAAGTTGAAAAAGTTAGTTCAGAGGAATCAGATGAATATTTTCATTCAAGACCATTTGCCAGCCAAATTGGTGCTTGGGTCTCTCCTCAAAGTGAAACCATAGAGAGCAGGGAAATTTTGTCCCAAAAAGAAGAGGAAATTAAAGGAAAATTCAGCCCGGAAACCATCAGGAGACCAGAACATTGGGGAGGTTACCGGGTAACACCAGATGAAATGGAATTTTGGCAGGGCCGACCAAGTAGACTCCATGACAGGATTCATTATAAACTGACAGAAAGTGGAGCATGGCAGATCACAAGACTGGCTCCATAA
- the bshB1 gene encoding bacillithiol biosynthesis deacetylase BshB1, giving the protein MKLDILVIAAHPDDAELACSGTIASHVAKGYKVGILDLTQGEMGTRGTPNLRLKESDLSAKILNLTARENLGLRDIFFKDDEVHQLEIIKVIRKYRPEIVLANAVSDRHPDHGKGASLASHACFMSGLRKIETELDGEIQEAWRPKFVYHYIQNNYIKPDFVVDISDYWDKKIQSIKAFKSQFYDPNSKEPESFISSEGFLGFIEARAKEFGHSIMVKYGEGFTVERMIGVDDLFNLK; this is encoded by the coding sequence ATGAAACTCGATATTTTAGTGATTGCTGCACATCCTGACGATGCCGAATTGGCTTGTTCTGGAACGATAGCTTCTCACGTGGCAAAAGGCTACAAAGTTGGTATACTAGACTTGACCCAGGGGGAGATGGGAACAAGGGGTACACCGAATTTAAGATTAAAAGAATCTGACCTTTCTGCAAAAATACTGAACCTTACAGCAAGGGAAAATTTGGGTTTAAGGGATATCTTTTTTAAAGATGATGAAGTCCATCAACTTGAAATTATTAAAGTCATCAGGAAATATAGGCCTGAGATAGTGTTGGCCAATGCTGTTTCCGACAGGCATCCTGACCATGGTAAAGGGGCATCTTTGGCGTCCCATGCTTGTTTTATGAGTGGTCTCAGAAAAATTGAAACTGAATTGGACGGGGAAATTCAAGAAGCATGGAGACCCAAATTTGTTTATCATTACATCCAAAACAATTACATCAAGCCTGATTTTGTAGTGGATATTTCTGATTATTGGGACAAAAAGATACAAAGTATCAAAGCTTTCAAATCACAATTTTATGATCCCAACAGTAAAGAACCTGAGAGTTTCATCTCATCCGAAGGGTTTTTAGGGTTCATTGAAGCTAGGGCCAAGGAGTTTGGTCACAGTATCATGGTAAAATACGGAGAAGGATTTACCGTGGAAAGAATGATCGGTGTAGATGACTTATTTAATTTGAAATAA